One genomic window of Roseobacter ponti includes the following:
- a CDS encoding DUF1013 domain-containing protein, giving the protein MAQPIMAKATAVWLVDNTTISFKQIADFVGMHELEVQGIADGDVAQGVKGFDPIANNQLTQDEIDAAQESPTHKLQLKFNAAAQGEEKRRGPRYTPLSKRQDRPASILWLVKFHPELSDAQISKLVGTTKPTIQAIRERTHWNISNIQPIDPVALGLCKQSELDAVVQKAAAKKAADAPVMSDDERRKLVSTEQSLGMDAEPKIPTAIEGLETFTLSGDTEADSKEEEEASAGDFSDAESFFNLPEGTRDDDEDEDEEKAGKSAG; this is encoded by the coding sequence ATGGCACAACCGATCATGGCAAAAGCCACCGCCGTCTGGCTGGTCGATAACACCACTATCAGTTTCAAGCAGATCGCTGATTTTGTCGGCATGCACGAGCTGGAGGTTCAGGGTATTGCGGACGGAGACGTGGCCCAGGGCGTCAAAGGCTTTGATCCCATCGCCAACAATCAGCTGACGCAGGATGAGATTGATGCAGCACAGGAAAGCCCGACGCACAAACTGCAGCTGAAATTTAACGCCGCAGCCCAGGGCGAGGAAAAACGCCGCGGGCCGCGCTATACACCGCTCAGCAAGCGTCAGGATCGTCCGGCGTCGATCCTGTGGCTGGTGAAATTCCACCCCGAACTGAGCGACGCACAGATCAGCAAACTGGTGGGCACGACCAAACCCACCATTCAGGCAATCCGCGAGCGCACACACTGGAATATCTCAAACATCCAGCCGATCGATCCGGTTGCTCTGGGGCTTTGCAAGCAGTCAGAGCTTGATGCGGTTGTTCAGAAAGCCGCCGCCAAGAAAGCCGCCGATGCGCCGGTGATGAGCGATGACGAGCGCCGCAAGCTGGTCAGCACCGAGCAGAGCCTTGGCATGGATGCCGAGCCGAAGATCCCCACCGCCATCGAAGGCCTCGAGACATTTACCCTTTCGGGTGACACCGAGGCAGACAGCAAGGAAGAAGAAGAGGCCAGTGCCGGCGATTTCTCGGATGCGGAAAGCTTCTTTAATCTTCCCGAAGGCACGCGGGACGACGACGAAGACGAGGACGAGGAAAAGGCCGGGAAATCCGCCGGCTGA
- a CDS encoding ribonuclease T2 family protein — protein sequence MRALVIWLLAALPVMAEDDRAGAFDYYVLSLSWSPNWCLREGDDRNSPQCERGTGHGWIMHGLWPQYDRGYPQYCRTRERSPSRRMTDEMADVMGTPGLAWHQWKKHGVCSGLDATDYYALSREAYRRVVRPQIFRQLTDPVRLPASVVEEAFLEANPQLSPDMVTITCKEGQIQEARICLSRDLEPRKCGPDVLLDCPSPSALFQPVR from the coding sequence ATGCGCGCGCTTGTGATCTGGCTGCTGGCCGCCCTGCCCGTCATGGCAGAAGACGACCGCGCCGGTGCGTTCGACTATTATGTCCTGTCGCTGAGCTGGTCACCGAACTGGTGCCTGCGCGAAGGCGACGACCGGAATTCACCGCAGTGTGAGCGCGGCACGGGCCACGGCTGGATCATGCACGGGCTGTGGCCACAGTATGACCGCGGCTACCCTCAGTACTGCCGGACCCGCGAGCGTTCGCCTTCGCGCCGCATGACCGATGAGATGGCTGATGTTATGGGCACCCCGGGACTGGCCTGGCACCAGTGGAAAAAACACGGCGTCTGCTCCGGTCTGGATGCCACGGATTATTATGCGCTGTCACGCGAGGCCTACCGGCGGGTGGTGCGGCCTCAGATCTTCAGACAGCTGACGGATCCGGTGCGGTTGCCGGCCTCCGTCGTCGAGGAGGCCTTTCTGGAGGCGAACCCGCAACTGAGCCCCGACATGGTTACAATCACCTGCAAAGAGGGCCAGATCCAGGAGGCCCGCATCTGTCTGTCGCGCGATCTTGAGCCGCGCAAATGCGGGCCTGATGTATTACTTGACTGCCCGTCACCGAGTGCACTCTTTCAGCCGGTCCGGTGA
- a CDS encoding NAD(P)H-quinone oxidoreductase has product MTEMMRAVEITGAGGPDVLQITERPVPQPAHGQVVIKVAFAGVNRPDALQRAGLYDPPAGASDLPGLEASGEVVAVGAGVSEVAPGDMVCALLPGGGYAEYVATPAAHCLPVPDRLSLKEAACLPETFFTVWSNVFGRGGLKAGEKFLVHGGSSGIGTTAIQLARAFGARVFTTAGSAEKCEACLRLGAEIAINYREEDFVERIRAEGGADLILDMVGGDYIPRNLKTLANDGRLVQIAFLDGPKVEVNFVQLMTKRLTMTGSTLRPQSDLAKARIAEDLREAVWPLISAGRVAPVMDQEFALENAADAHTRMESSGHIGKIVLKVGG; this is encoded by the coding sequence ATGACCGAGATGATGCGCGCCGTTGAAATTACCGGAGCAGGCGGTCCGGATGTGCTGCAGATCACCGAACGACCGGTGCCGCAGCCGGCACATGGTCAGGTGGTAATCAAAGTTGCCTTCGCCGGCGTGAACCGCCCGGACGCACTGCAGCGTGCGGGCCTTTACGACCCGCCCGCAGGTGCCAGCGACCTGCCCGGTCTGGAAGCTTCGGGAGAGGTTGTGGCTGTGGGCGCGGGAGTATCAGAAGTGGCACCCGGAGACATGGTCTGTGCTCTTTTGCCGGGTGGAGGATACGCCGAATACGTTGCAACACCTGCCGCGCACTGTCTGCCGGTGCCGGACAGGCTGTCGCTCAAAGAGGCCGCCTGTCTGCCTGAGACCTTCTTTACGGTCTGGTCAAATGTATTTGGCAGGGGCGGTTTGAAAGCAGGCGAAAAGTTTCTTGTACACGGGGGCTCGTCCGGCATCGGAACGACGGCGATCCAGCTGGCCCGCGCCTTTGGCGCGCGGGTCTTCACGACGGCCGGGTCTGCCGAAAAGTGCGAAGCCTGCCTGAGGCTTGGCGCCGAGATCGCGATCAATTACCGCGAAGAGGATTTCGTGGAGCGCATCAGGGCTGAGGGCGGCGCTGATCTGATACTTGATATGGTCGGCGGCGATTATATCCCGCGCAACCTGAAAACGCTCGCCAATGACGGGCGGCTGGTGCAGATCGCCTTTCTGGACGGGCCGAAGGTCGAAGTGAATTTTGTGCAGCTTATGACAAAGCGGCTGACGATGACCGGCAGCACCCTGCGTCCGCAAAGCGATCTGGCCAAGGCCCGGATTGCCGAAGATCTGCGGGAGGCCGTCTGGCCGCTGATCAGCGCGGGTCGTGTCGCACCGGTTATGGATCAGGAATTCGCGCTGGAGAACGCCGCGGATGCGCATACCCGCATGGAAAGCTCAGGGCATATCGGCAAGATCGTCCTGAAAGTCGGCGGTTAG
- a CDS encoding COQ9 family protein — translation MTVSYDEARTALLDAALLHVPFDGWSEATFQAAIRDAEMAPGVARAVCPRGAVDLAIAFHKNGDQVMLDRLGAIDMSGLKFSEKVTESVWMRIGASENKEAVRRGTTLFALPVYAGDGARLIWGTADHIWTALGDTSEDYNWYTKRATLSGVYSSTVLYWLGDDSPDAMATRAFLERRIGDVMQIEKLKSQVRKSPTLSRLMAGPEWVLGRIRPPARAQRDTMPGSWTAPRGEADRP, via the coding sequence ATGACCGTTTCATATGACGAGGCCAGAACCGCGCTGCTGGACGCAGCCCTTTTGCACGTACCCTTTGACGGCTGGTCGGAGGCTACTTTTCAGGCCGCAATACGCGATGCGGAAATGGCCCCCGGCGTGGCCCGGGCAGTCTGTCCGCGCGGCGCTGTCGATCTCGCGATCGCCTTTCACAAAAACGGTGATCAGGTGATGCTCGACAGGCTTGGCGCGATCGATATGTCCGGCCTGAAGTTCAGCGAGAAAGTGACTGAGTCGGTGTGGATGCGCATCGGGGCCAGTGAAAATAAAGAGGCTGTGCGCCGGGGCACCACGCTCTTTGCGCTGCCGGTCTATGCCGGTGACGGCGCGCGGCTGATCTGGGGCACGGCAGATCACATCTGGACGGCCCTCGGCGACACTTCAGAGGATTATAACTGGTACACCAAGCGCGCGACGCTCAGCGGTGTTTATTCGTCCACAGTGCTTTACTGGCTGGGGGATGACAGCCCCGATGCGATGGCTACGCGCGCCTTTCTTGAGCGCCGGATCGGGGACGTGATGCAGATCGAAAAGCTCAAATCGCAGGTTCGTAAAAGCCCGACGCTGAGCCGCCTGATGGCCGGACCGGAATGGGTGCTGGGTCGGATCAGACCGCCGGCGCGTGCACAGCGCGACACAATGCCGGGCAGCTGGACGGCCCCGCGCGGAGAGGCAGACAGACCCTGA
- the rpsU gene encoding 30S ribosomal protein S21: protein MQVSVRDNNVDQALRALKKKLQREGVFREMKLKQHFEKPSEKKAREKAEAIRRARKLARKKAQREGML, encoded by the coding sequence ATGCAGGTTAGTGTTCGCGACAACAACGTCGATCAGGCGCTTCGTGCCCTGAAGAAAAAGCTGCAGCGTGAAGGTGTCTTCCGCGAGATGAAGCTCAAGCAACATTTCGAGAAGCCGTCCGAGAAAAAAGCGCGCGAGAAAGCTGAAGCGATCCGCCGTGCCCGTAAACTGGCACGCAAAAAAGCACAACGCGAAGGAATGCTCTGA
- a CDS encoding PEP-CTERM sorting domain-containing protein → MFRGLLSVVAAAGLWTGASQAATFNGETVTIFQYFEDNLPHQREWGKREVAAGEGIFLEFYTIDLLHDLVRLTLDENRFFLQNRGRNGLVIQDTYDLLPAFGSLTIFQNGFDREPAVTVSENELIFDFSEAGDNIAVSATWAVQAVPLPATLPLMLAGFGVAGVMLRRRRKS, encoded by the coding sequence ATGTTCAGAGGGCTACTCTCTGTCGTCGCCGCGGCCGGCCTTTGGACCGGCGCCTCGCAGGCTGCGACCTTTAACGGCGAGACCGTTACCATTTTTCAGTATTTCGAAGATAACCTTCCGCATCAGCGCGAGTGGGGAAAACGCGAGGTTGCTGCCGGTGAAGGCATCTTCCTTGAGTTCTACACGATCGACCTGCTGCACGATCTTGTCCGGCTGACACTGGATGAAAACAGGTTCTTCCTGCAGAACCGGGGCCGCAACGGTCTGGTGATCCAGGACACCTACGATCTATTGCCGGCTTTCGGCAGCCTGACGATCTTTCAGAACGGATTTGACCGTGAACCGGCTGTAACCGTGTCGGAAAATGAGCTGATCTTTGATTTCAGCGAGGCGGGCGACAATATCGCCGTATCTGCCACATGGGCGGTTCAGGCCGTTCCGCTGCCGGCCACCCTGCCGTTGATGCTTGCAGGCTTCGGCGTGGCGGGCGTGATGCTGCGCCGTCGCCGCAAAAGCTGA
- a CDS encoding Lrp/AsnC family transcriptional regulator, which yields MALDPTDRRILGALQTKGRLSNSDLSEDVNLSPSACHRRVQRLEKEGYIHGYVALLDARKMGVPTTVFVEITLQGQADEVLDAFEKGVRRIPDVLECHLMAGSADYLLKVVAENTEDFARIHRQYLARLPGVAQMQSSFALRTVFRTTALPV from the coding sequence ATGGCTCTCGATCCAACAGACCGGCGAATCCTCGGCGCACTGCAGACGAAAGGGCGGTTGTCCAATTCAGATCTCAGCGAAGATGTGAACCTCTCGCCCTCGGCCTGTCACAGGCGGGTTCAGCGGCTCGAAAAGGAAGGTTACATCCATGGGTATGTGGCCCTGCTGGACGCAAGGAAAATGGGCGTGCCGACAACGGTCTTTGTCGAAATTACCCTGCAGGGACAGGCAGATGAGGTACTTGATGCCTTTGAAAAGGGCGTCCGGCGCATCCCGGATGTGCTGGAATGTCATCTGATGGCCGGCAGTGCGGATTATCTGCTGAAAGTGGTTGCGGAAAATACCGAAGACTTTGCCCGGATCCACCGACAGTATCTTGCGCGTCTGCCAGGGGTGGCACAGATGCAGTCGAGCTTTGCCTTACGCACGGTTTTCCGAACCACCGCCCTTCCGGTCTGA
- the ald gene encoding alanine dehydrogenase, with protein sequence MIIGCPKEIKPQEFRVGMTPNAAGEAVAHGHRVLIETGAGKGAGFEDSDYTDAGAEIAATAADVFSTADMIVKVKEPQAGERRMLREGQVLFTYLHLAPDPEQTRDLIASGATCIAYETVTDDRGGLPLLAPMSEVAGRLAPQVGAWTLQKANGGRGVLMGGVPGVGPARVLVIGGGVVGTHAARIAAGMGADVTVLDRSLARLRYLDDVFGQQFKTSYASAGNTIELARAADMIVGAVLIPGAAAPKLISRAQLSELKPGAALVDVAIDQGGCFETSRATTHQDPVYDVDDIMHYCVANMPGAVARTSTIALGNATMPFMLALADKGWKQACLDDPHLLDGLNVHAGQLTYFAVGKALGIDVVSPSIVVKQ encoded by the coding sequence ATGATTATCGGTTGCCCCAAAGAAATCAAACCACAGGAATTCCGTGTCGGCATGACGCCCAATGCCGCGGGCGAGGCCGTCGCACATGGCCACCGCGTGCTGATCGAAACCGGTGCCGGTAAAGGCGCAGGATTTGAAGACAGCGATTATACCGACGCCGGCGCAGAGATCGCCGCAACGGCAGCTGACGTATTCAGCACCGCCGATATGATCGTAAAGGTGAAAGAACCACAGGCCGGGGAGCGCCGAATGCTGCGTGAAGGTCAGGTGCTCTTTACCTATCTGCACCTGGCACCGGACCCTGAGCAAACCCGCGATCTGATCGCTTCGGGGGCAACATGTATCGCCTATGAAACTGTGACCGATGACCGCGGCGGCCTGCCTTTGCTGGCGCCGATGTCGGAAGTGGCAGGGCGTCTGGCCCCTCAGGTCGGGGCCTGGACCCTGCAGAAAGCCAACGGCGGGCGCGGTGTTCTGATGGGCGGTGTGCCCGGTGTCGGCCCGGCGCGTGTGCTGGTGATCGGCGGCGGTGTCGTCGGCACCCATGCGGCCCGGATCGCGGCCGGTATGGGCGCGGATGTAACCGTGCTCGACCGTTCGCTGGCGCGTCTGCGCTATCTCGATGATGTCTTCGGGCAGCAGTTCAAAACCAGCTATGCCTCCGCCGGCAACACCATCGAGCTTGCCCGTGCTGCGGATATGATTGTCGGCGCTGTCCTGATCCCCGGGGCCGCTGCCCCCAAGCTGATCAGCCGCGCGCAGCTTTCCGAACTGAAACCCGGCGCGGCCCTCGTCGATGTGGCCATTGATCAGGGTGGTTGTTTTGAAACCTCGCGTGCGACCACGCACCAGGATCCGGTCTATGATGTGGACGATATCATGCACTATTGCGTGGCGAATATGCCCGGTGCTGTGGCTCGCACCTCGACGATTGCACTGGGCAACGCGACGATGCCTTTCATGCTGGCGCTGGCGGATAAGGGCTGGAAACAGGCCTGTCTCGATGATCCGCACCTGCTGGACGGGCTTAATGTGCATGCCGGCCAGCTGACCTATTTCGCCGTCGGCAAGGCGCTGGGGATCGATGTGGTCTCGCCCTCCATAGTTGTAAAACAGTAA
- a CDS encoding peptidoglycan-binding domain-containing protein, whose product MKQSNRISMKQSNRISAALAAAMMLTTTTAMADSNLGAFAVGAAVGAIVNQQVNNNKKKRTTTTQRTYSNNSYQRQQNREVQSALNAFGFPAGTVDGSLGSRSRGAISTYQAYMGYPATGYLEEYQRVNLVSSHQRMQAGGGNAYPQVVASEGTRGLLKAFADPNYANRYGGAQTGNSVTASGQVQTFNQNETYAAAAQPAPLAPLSLSGAQSSASMVSHCKIVNSQTQANGVILASNVTNPDQALGEQFCEARADAIRQSDALRASVDQSDAQLRAGCSQIADAMAPAIAQISGAGAASVAVTAQQTANTLFNGDMATATGYGQICLGLGYREDDAKMALGAATVMLAAGRAPYSEFVGHHVRWGFGTDAPRGGSTGWYETALTAMENGAEPAVLPGQTKSRNAIIRASLISSGVAAPVKAFSASGGGLPTLNLGDN is encoded by the coding sequence ATGAAACAGAGTAACCGGATTTCAATGAAACAGAGTAACCGGATTTCTGCAGCCCTTGCCGCTGCAATGATGCTGACGACCACGACCGCCATGGCCGATTCTAACCTCGGTGCCTTTGCTGTCGGGGCCGCTGTGGGCGCAATCGTGAACCAGCAGGTCAACAACAACAAAAAGAAGCGTACAACCACGACACAGCGCACCTATTCCAACAACAGTTACCAGCGTCAGCAGAACCGCGAGGTTCAGTCCGCGCTCAATGCTTTCGGATTCCCGGCGGGAACAGTGGACGGCTCTCTCGGCAGCCGGTCGCGTGGCGCGATTTCAACCTATCAGGCCTATATGGGCTATCCGGCGACCGGATATCTTGAGGAATACCAGCGTGTGAACCTTGTCTCCTCGCATCAGCGTATGCAGGCCGGCGGCGGGAATGCCTATCCGCAGGTTGTCGCAAGCGAAGGCACCCGCGGTCTGCTCAAGGCTTTCGCGGATCCGAACTATGCCAACAGATACGGCGGTGCTCAGACCGGCAACAGCGTCACGGCGTCCGGCCAGGTTCAGACCTTTAACCAGAACGAAACCTATGCTGCGGCGGCCCAGCCGGCCCCCCTCGCTCCGCTCAGCCTGAGCGGAGCGCAGTCCAGCGCATCAATGGTCAGCCACTGCAAGATCGTGAACAGCCAGACCCAGGCCAATGGCGTGATCCTTGCAAGCAACGTCACCAATCCGGACCAGGCTCTGGGTGAGCAGTTCTGCGAAGCGCGCGCCGATGCGATTCGTCAGAGTGACGCGCTGCGGGCCTCGGTCGATCAGTCGGATGCACAGCTGCGCGCCGGGTGTTCGCAGATCGCTGACGCCATGGCGCCGGCTATTGCCCAGATTTCCGGCGCGGGTGCCGCTTCGGTTGCTGTGACAGCCCAGCAGACCGCAAATACGCTCTTTAACGGTGATATGGCCACGGCGACAGGCTACGGCCAGATCTGCCTCGGGCTCGGCTACCGTGAAGACGACGCCAAAATGGCGCTGGGGGCTGCCACCGTGATGCTGGCTGCAGGCCGCGCGCCTTACTCCGAATTCGTCGGCCACCACGTGCGCTGGGGCTTTGGTACCGATGCGCCCCGAGGCGGATCGACCGGCTGGTATGAGACAGCGCTTACCGCGATGGAGAACGGCGCAGAACCGGCAGTCCTGCCCGGGCAGACAAAATCGCGCAATGCCATCATCCGCGCCTCGCTGATATCTTCGGGTGTTGCCGCACCGGTGAAAGCGTTCAGCGCATCCGGTGGTGGTCTGCCGACGCTGAACCTCGGCGACAACTGA
- the mscL gene encoding large conductance mechanosensitive channel protein MscL, giving the protein MLNEFKSFIAKGNVMDMAVGIIIGAAFTAIVTSLVGDLINPVIALFTGGIDFSGWFYVMGDQTFASIEAATEAGVPVFAVGKFVMAIINFLIVAFVVFLLVKMVNRIKEAAERPETHADEAPTGPTELEVLLQIRDALKKDA; this is encoded by the coding sequence ATGCTGAATGAATTCAAAAGTTTTATCGCCAAGGGCAATGTCATGGACATGGCGGTTGGTATTATCATCGGCGCCGCTTTTACGGCCATCGTGACCTCGCTGGTCGGCGATCTGATCAACCCCGTCATCGCGCTGTTTACCGGTGGTATCGATTTTTCAGGCTGGTTTTATGTCATGGGTGATCAGACCTTTGCCTCCATTGAGGCGGCAACCGAGGCCGGCGTACCGGTCTTTGCCGTTGGCAAGTTCGTCATGGCGATCATCAACTTCCTGATCGTTGCCTTCGTGGTGTTTCTACTGGTGAAGATGGTCAACCGCATTAAGGAAGCTGCTGAACGGCCTGAAACACACGCCGATGAAGCGCCCACCGGGCCGACCGAGCTTGAAGTGCTGCTGCAGATCCGCGACGCGCTCAAAAAAGACGCCTGA
- a CDS encoding glutathione S-transferase family protein has translation MADLSAFPINDKWPAKDPSVLQLYSFPTPNGVKVSIALEEMGIPYEAHTVTLSDADVKSPEFLSLNPNNKIPAIIDPDGPGGTPLQLFESGAILIYLAEKSGKLIGNTPAEKAHIIQWLMFQMGGLGPMLGQLGFFYKFAGSEYEDKRPQQRYIGEAKRLLGVLDGVLEDKEWIAGDFSIADIAIAPWINALDFYGAKEAVEYESFKNVVAYRDRFYARPTVEKAKNIPPRTPA, from the coding sequence ATGGCCGACCTTTCCGCCTTTCCGATCAACGACAAGTGGCCCGCAAAAGACCCTTCAGTGCTGCAGCTTTACTCTTTTCCGACCCCGAACGGCGTGAAAGTCTCAATCGCTCTCGAAGAGATGGGCATCCCTTATGAGGCGCACACGGTGACGCTCTCGGACGCGGATGTGAAAAGCCCCGAGTTCCTGTCGCTGAACCCGAACAATAAGATCCCTGCGATCATTGACCCTGACGGGCCGGGCGGCACACCGTTGCAGCTTTTTGAAAGCGGCGCGATTCTGATTTACCTCGCGGAGAAATCCGGCAAGCTCATCGGCAACACGCCTGCCGAGAAAGCCCATATCATTCAGTGGCTTATGTTTCAGATGGGTGGCCTCGGTCCGATGCTGGGACAGCTTGGGTTCTTTTACAAATTCGCAGGCTCCGAGTATGAGGACAAACGCCCGCAGCAACGCTACATCGGTGAGGCGAAACGCCTGCTGGGCGTACTCGATGGTGTGCTGGAAGACAAAGAGTGGATCGCCGGTGACTTCTCTATTGCCGATATCGCGATAGCACCCTGGATCAACGCGCTGGATTTCTATGGCGCGAAAGAGGCCGTGGAGTACGAGAGCTTCAAAAACGTTGTAGCCTATCGCGACCGGTTCTATGCCCGTCCGACCGTGGAAAAAGCCAAGAACATCCCGCCCCGCACACCGGCGTAA
- a CDS encoding YtoQ family protein, whose translation MTLRVYLSGEIHTDWREQITSGAADLDVSFDSPVTDHDASDDCGVAILGAEDNKYWHDHKGAMVNAIRTRKGIEDADIVVVRFGDQYKQWNAAFDAGMASALGKSLIILHGPQHAHPLKEVDAAALAVAEEPSQVVEILRYVLTGKLPG comes from the coding sequence ATGACGCTCAGAGTTTATCTGTCCGGAGAAATTCACACTGACTGGCGCGAGCAGATCACCAGCGGTGCTGCCGATCTGGATGTCAGCTTTGACAGCCCGGTGACCGATCACGACGCAAGCGACGACTGCGGCGTGGCCATTCTGGGGGCTGAGGACAACAAATACTGGCACGACCACAAAGGTGCTATGGTCAACGCAATCCGCACCCGCAAGGGAATAGAAGACGCTGATATCGTCGTGGTGCGGTTCGGCGATCAGTACAAACAGTGGAACGCGGCCTTTGACGCGGGCATGGCCTCGGCGCTCGGCAAATCGCTCATTATCCTGCACGGCCCGCAGCACGCGCATCCGCTGAAAGAGGTTGATGCCGCAGCCCTCGCTGTGGCTGAAGAACCCTCACAGGTGGTCGAAATCCTGCGCTACGTGCTGACCGGCAAGCTACCCGGCTGA